The genomic window TTTGTCAGtccagtgttgttgttgttgttgaaagtgTGAAATCAGGGGAGAAGTGGATCCCATTCACACATTACAATGGTGTATTTTTCTTTCGTGTACAGAGAGGCCAATGGGACCCTGAAACCTCTTCCCAAGAAGAGCATTGACACTGGAATGGGCCTGGAGAGGCTGGTGTCTGTGCTGCAGAACAAGATGTCCAACTATGACACAGATCTCTTTGTCCCCTACTTTGAGGCTATCCAGAAGGTACTCACCCAGATGCGTTGTGGGTGAATAAGTCAATATGTGGATTAGCAATGGGTGATGACTCCCTAGTTGCCTGGAGAGCAAGTCCTGAGGCTAGATCCCCTTGGCTGGAATGGTACTGACTTGGCTTGCTTGCCTTCCACTTCCCCAGGCAAATCCTTCCCAACTCTGTATTATCTGCTAGTTTTAATGTTATTGTGGTATTGCATTAAGTGTGTGCGTTCTCATCAgttttttgtaaaccactttgatctCTGGGGAAACATCAAGTTCTAAATATCTAAACATCAAgttcaatttaaaaagaaattggcaCTACTGTTGGGAGCTACGAAGTCAGAGAACTTCATGAAAAGCATCAATTTCCAGGTGTCTTCTGGAATGCTTCCTGATCTTTGTTTGTCCTAAGCTGCATGTTTCTCCCCATCTCTTTCATGCTGCTGTCTTTCTTCTTCACAGGGCACTGGCTGCAGGCCATACACTGGTAAGGTTGGTGAGGAAGATGCTGATGGCATAGATATGGCATATCGGGTCCTGGCAGACCATGCGCGAACCATCACTATTGCCCTTTCGGATGGTGGAAGGCCTGATAACACTGGCAGGGGGTGAGGGTGCTTCTGATTCAGCTATTTGGTGTGGGGCTCAGGTGTCAACAGAAGGCAGGGTTGGGTGAAAATAGTGCATTTGGCTTGGCAAAATAGGGTTGATGTTAAGGATCATGGAAATATTCGTCCAATACAGAATCCTTATAGAATGAAGCATAAGAGATTTCTATTTTAGATGCATTCTCCCAGGGTGAGTCTTTCCATGAATCTGACTTTGGTGGCCACCtagacagcagattggtggggaaaCTTACTACCTTCACCCACCTGCTGTTCTTTGcatttcctggatttgaaaagaaaggggggaacagAGTGCATGTGGAAGTGCAGAGGATAGGAGAGAGGTGAGCTAGATTGTCTCTAATGTACGATGAAGAAGTATGTTAGAGGCACTCTAGCcctccactctcttctccacGCTTCCTCTGCCACTTCGTTCACCTCTTTTTGAATACAGAAAATGAGAGAGCGAGAAAGACCATTGCTGGGTGAGGGGTGTGGTATTTGGCATAGTGAAATTCTGGGAAAGGGGGGACAATATATGTTGTACCATGCCAGGAGGGTTTGGGTAGACTGCATTATTGTGAGGTAACAACTCCTGTGTTTGTGAGCTAAGAATTCCAGGTGTATCAATCATGGTTTGATTGTCTTGGGTCTCTGGCATGCCATTGTGTGCCTTTTTATATCCAAGTGTGACTCTACCGACTAGAAGTGATATTGTTCACATGTCTGAACATGAAACGGGTGTATCGAGTGCTCTTGATCTTGCCAGGAGTCATCAGCTTTCAAGTCACTTCAGAGGTTGTTGTCCCAGGATACTAGATGGTGTGAATGTCCTTCAGTTGTTTAGCAAGAAGATGGGGTTAGGCATTATTGGTGAATCCTAGTTTGGATTCAATGTAGATTTCACTGTATTGGCTATAAATGAGACCAACCCCCTGACTTATCTTCCCTTTGTGAAGGTATGTTCTGAGGCGTATCCTTCGACGTGCCGTTCGGTATGCTCATGAGAAGCTCAATGCCCCCAAGGGGTTCTTTGCCTCACTAGTGGACGTGGTGGTACAGTCTCTGGTAAGTTCTTGATTGCTTTCTCTCACTGCTGCCTTTGAGGCTATCAGGTTGCACAGGAGGGAATTGAGGGAGGGTTTGTTCACACTGGCCTGATGACTCCTGTCCTGTCAGGGTGGTGCCTTCCCTGAACTGAAGAAAGACCCAGAGATGGTGAAAGACATCGTCAATGAAGAGGAGGTTCAGTTCTTGAAGACGCTGAACAGAGGCCGCCGTATCCTCGACAGGAAGATTCAGAGTCTGGGAGAAAACAAAACTATTCCTGGTATGAAATCGAAGGTCCATCACACAGTtttccctgctaactgagcaaagcaACACTTTTAAACAGTGATGTTATAACTCTGTCCCTGCTACATATTAGAGAACAATCTGTTTCCTATGGGTTTTTTGCTGGTGTGATATGGGGGTGTTGTTTCATGTCTCTCTTAAAATGACAAGCAATGGGATGGGACTTGGATGGGACTTGGAACCATCTTATCATTTCTTTTGCTCTGTAAATTACTTGGTGAACCATATTTTATTGCTGAAAAGCAATATTAAATATTCTTATACATAAGAAGGATATTTTACTTCAGGCCGCCCGAGCAAGTGAACCAGGCCACATGCTGCCAGGAAAGCCGTGCCCCACCGCCACCCAATCTAGGAGGAGAGTTCCTTCCTGGCTTCAAATATTGTGATCAGTGGAGTCTTGAGCAGGAATTATCTTGGCCAAAGCTACTGGATTggagggctggggggaaaaagaagctGATGCTTGATTCAGGTCTGTCCCAGCCATCAAGAGGGAAGTTCTTCCTTAACTGTCAAATATAATAGAGAAGAGCCATCTCTGTGGGTCACTTGGCTCTCTCTGCAACTCTGAGCATGCATCAGAAACCAAGTGGCCACATGACgttgtgtgctcttttgtttgGGTTCCTTTTTCACTGTACTTTAATTCCAGACCACAAATTCCACAAAAGAATTTGAGTTGATCTggtgtggtctctctctctctctctctctctctgattccccccccccccatctctccagGAGACACTGCCTGGCTGCTGTACGACACCTATGGTTTCCCAGTGGATCTCACTGGGCTCATTGCAGAGGAGAAGGGCTTGAAAGTTGACCTGGAAGGCTTTGAAGAGGAGAGGAAGACTGCTCAGGTAGGCCTTGGTGATCAATAAGAGGACAATATCAGGCTTGCTAAGTGGCTGCCATAACATGTGATTCATCCTTTGGGTTGAATTTGTAGACCTAGATAGTTTTATTCCAAACGTTGAACCTAGTCAGTTTGGAactgttaaaataaaacaaactaaaACACAGAAGTGGTAAACAATAGatataaaattatttaattataaAGTCAAGTATTGTGAAACATAAATACTTAGCAGAATAAGCCAAATGATGTGGATCCAGGCATGTTAGCTTTTTCATTTGTTGTCTTAAAAATCACCAGTTTTGCTTACAGGCCCCTCCAAATAAGAAAGCTGCTTGCATAGATTTTCTTGGCCACTACTGCAGGGAACGTTGCACTATAATTCACAGTGCACAATTCTCTTCTTCAAAAGCCAGGAGTAGGTGAAGTGTTAACAGGATACCTGTAAATGGTCTGGGAACACAAAACATTGTAATACTGCCAAACCTGAGCAGACGTGGATCTGATCAGAAGTCTGGGTGTAGGGTAATATCTTTCATTTGGATTTTTGTCTTATGGAGCAGAACACTCTGTGTttgttttggggtgggtggataAATGTGTATTCCTTTGTGCCAGTCTGTGGGAACCTTCATGTTTACAAGGAAATAAGTCTTGTCTAAAAACCGACCATTAACTGCCCTGTATCCCTTCTTCTATAGTTGATAGACAAACCTGCCATGCTGTAGCGCTCCCAGCTCAGAACAGCTTTCAGTTCAGAAATATCCAGTTTAGATTCATTTGCTGGTCTAGTTTCTTGGCAATTTGTGGAAAACAAAGATGGGCGTTTGAAGCTCTCTTGCTGTGAATGTCCAAGTCTGGCTTTATTAGTCAAATGACCCAGCTTTTCCAGTTCATTAACTGGGAAAATGCAGAACGTGTCAGAGATATCGGTGGCATACAAAGGACTCTGTTGCCCCCTCTCATGCTTGGGTTTGTTGCTGTTCCCAGTTAaaatcccagggcaagggaagtgGTGATGAAGATTTAATCATGTTGGACATTTACGCTATTGAAGAACTCCGCTCCAGGGGACTGGAGGCCACAGATGACACTCTCAAGTACAACTACACATCAGATTCCAGTGGCACTTATGGTAGGTTCTCATTCAGCATGTCCTCTCTCACTGTATTGGCACAGTGTCTATCTCTGCCTGGCAGAAGGAACCGGTTTCCAGTTACCAAACGTTATATAACTTTTATCGGAAATCTGTGCCTCGTTGGCAATATGGACAATGCTTGAATTAGGAGATTATACGTTTGAATTTCTAATATGCCAAGCTGAGTGAGAAGACTTGGCTTTAGAATGTTACTCTTAAATCTGCTCTTGTCTGTAGTTAAGACAGATGTTTTTAAGGGGGGTGCAAACAAAGAGTAATGCTTGAAATTGATCCCATTAATGGATCTCCATTAGTCAGTGTTTTGACCTATTTGTCTCAGAGTTCTTAGGAGTTCTCTGGTGATGCACAAGTCCCTGAATATTCAGAAGACTATCCAAAAGGCAATAGATTACTTGCTCGCACTGAGGAGCAGTTTCTGTAGCTATGGCTTTAGAAGACCTAGTGGAGAGGGATTGGCCTTTGGGGATCAGCTGATGGAATGCTACTGCAGACTAGGTGGCACCTCTGAAGCATTGAGTTCAATCTGCCAGAcatagtgggccctccttatccacaggctcagCATTTGCAGATTTCAGTAGGCCAAAAGGCACTTACAGTTCATGCCGGAAACTTCCAGTCACGCGTGGGATGCCCTCTGAGGCCCAACTGCTGACTTAAtaatctgcagaatttggtatccacagagggtcCTGTCATGGATCCCCTGTAGATACTGGTCGCACTGCATGAGGTTGACACAGATAACCGGTGGCACAAGCACGAATGTGCCAGAACCTGGCTGGGAGACATGGCTATAGACTCGTGTGCTCCAGTGTCTTCCAGAATATTATATTTTGTCAACagaactcccctcccccattgccagTCTCTGGTTTTCCACTTCTTCTGGCCTAAGCATGCTAAAGAGGCTTTGGTCTCCtctacctttttttttcttcctacccTACAGTGTTTGATAGTCCTGTGGCCACCGTGAAAGCCCTCCGTCGGGACAAGAAGTTTGTGGAGGAGGTGTCTACAGGCCAAGAGTGTGGAGTTGTGCTGGACTGCACCTGCTTCTATGCCGAGCAGGGAGGACAAATCTACGATGAGGGCTACCTGGTCAAGGAGGACGAAGGCAGCGACGATGTATGTTGCATCTGCTGGTACCTTGGTGCTTGGTGATTCATGAGAGCTTGGGCCTGGCACGAGAGCTTTGCAGGCCCTGTGGGCCACTGAACATTGGTGCCCTCAGAAGGGTGCTGGTGGCTGTGGCGTGTTTTGCTTATTTAAAGGTTTACATCCTGCAGTTTCCCACCCCGAGTGGGTTCTcgggcaactaaaaaaaaaacacagtttaaaacaGCTAAAGTGTAAAAACGGACAGAAATGATAACAAAAGGGGAGGAGGCAACAAAGGATACAAATACAGGTAGAAATGAGGAACCCAGTGCTGAACAGAAAAGCCTTTAGTCAGTCCCAAAATTTCACCCAGGGAGGCACCAACCTTGAAACCTTGAAAGTCTATCTGCTACCACCTGATAGACTTTTGCTGCTGGTGGTACATGTAAAAGAGCCCTCTCAAAAGACCTTAAGGGGGATGGACATTCTGGTCCTAACCTGTTTGTGTTGCCTGTTTCTACCCCAGTATAGTGGCTGTGGTCCATAATAGGTTCTGAAACCTAGTGCTCACCAAATTTCTCTCATTACTGCCAGTCTCCTTTATTAGGTTGCCCAAGGTTTAAGATCTGCAGCAgggccccccttttttttggagATTAGCTGGGTGGTGGCCAGAGGAGAGGCCTTCTCGGTAGAAGTGCCTCCTCTATGAAATGCCTCTAATGTATGAAAGGCATTAATTCGTACTCCAGATCAAGTTGTCCTGTTCTGCTCTTGTTGATGTtgatagtatttatatactgcttttcaactaaaagttcacaaagcagtttatagtgaaaatcaaataacgaatggctccctgtcccaaaagggctcacaatctaaaaagatgcaaaagaacaccagcaggcagccactagaagacacgggtgaggtgggtcagttactctccccctgctaaaaagaggagcacccacttgaaagagtgcctcttacccagttagcaggggtagctcTTATGTCAATTGACTGCTGCTTTGCTATCAGTTCATTGCTGTTTGGTGCTGGTGGTATCTGGCTGGTGCTCTATTAATTTTCCCTTTTCTGTTCACCATGGAAAACAAAAATTGTCGAATTTTGTGTCTTTATCCTACTGCCTAATGCACTGTAATACATGTGTTATACAATTGCATAGCATTCATTatggctaaactattgatgctatgccaaaaataggGGCGTTTTTTAAAATTCTCACACCAAAATTAATATATAAACATCGGAATATTCGGATAAACACAACGTTATGCATAAGAATGCAGTGTTTTTAATGTGGATTTGCAGTATTGATTTTACTTTCAAATGTCACTCAGTGGACTAGAAAGAGGTAAAACAGGATATAATCTTTGCAGCTGCTTAGATGACTGGTTGAAAGGGCCATTTTCTCAGACTCTCTTCTTACTCTTGCCAACCATTGGttattgctttttttcttttttgcagaagACGGAGTTTACGGTGAAGAATGTACAAGTGCGTGGTGGATATGTGCTCCATGTTGGCACAGTGTATGGGAGCCTGAAGGTGGGGGACACAGTTAAGTTGCACATCGACGAGGTGAGTAAATGGTGACAGCAGAGAGAAACTGCATTGTTTAATACTGACTTGATCCTGACATAGTTCAGAGAATTTTCAGCGAGGCCAAGGTGGCCAGTTCTGTATTCTTACCAGCCACTTTGATCTTCAAACAACAGTTTAGAAGTTGCAAATATATTGCGTTATCTAACTctggtcgcaatcctaacccactttctagcaccaacatatgggcaatgcagccccaaggtagggaacaaacattcccttactctgaggaggcctctgggccacccaactgcaggatgcagcacatgtcccattggcactgctatgccagtgttggaaagttggttaggatttgggcctctgtCTCCTTGATGGATGGCTGGTCTCTAGTCTGTTTAACCCATAAGAACTTCATAGTTATGGAACATTACCTAGAATACTCAAAGAGAGTTGTAACATGGAAGTAACCTTCAGCCTCATTCGGACATGCATGTTTCTTATCACACGTGTATGTTACTTTTATGGCTGGCAGCTGATTGCACCAAAAATGATTAAGGGCAGTGAAATCCAAGCAATATATTATCTCCTAAATTCTGAAAACAATAGTTCTCCTTACTAGTAAGAAAGACTTGATACCTTGATTGAATCATCTTTAACATTTGTTGAGGCCACCAGAAGTTTAGACAGTACTGCTTATTGGGCCAGATTTGATCTGCAGTTGACAGCCTGAAGTTTGGGCTACACATAACaagtcactctttttttttttttccttctcctctttcccaccccttACCTATTTGTGCCCATATTTGCCTTGCAGCCCAGACGAAGGCCAGTCATGAGTAACCACACTGCAACTCACATCCTCAACTTTGCCTTACGTGCTGTGCTAGGGGAGGCTGACCAGCGAGGGTCCCTGGTTGCTCCAGACAGGCTGCGATTTGACTTCACCGCCAAAGGAGCCATGTCCACTCAGGAGATCAAAAAGGCAGAAAAGATTGTCAATCAGATGATTCAGGAAGCCAAGGTATGGTTGAGTAGAGCTGGGTTATGGTTAGTGGGTTAGTCTGCAGAATGTTCTGCAGCTGTCCTGCACCATGAGGGTGTGAAACAGTTGGAAATATACTGCAGGTTTTGATCTCATGACCTTAACAGTTTTGGGTAGCCTCCTGTTCCTCAGGGTGTTTCACTGCCATGTATAAGCAGGCACACGTATATGTGACAAAGTGGGCCCCAGACCATAGAAGCTTCTGCCACAATATATGTTTTAGCCTTAAAGGTGTTGGAAGATTGTTTGTGTTTGATACATGTTTACTAACGTGGCTACCCTTCCAGAACCACTTACCCTTTCTCAaggcttgtttttaaaaaatagcttttGAAAACATGGCAAGTAACTGCAAATATTTTGATTCAGTGTTGTAGGTTTTAAAACTTTGATTTCATATGAATTTATATAGATGTATggcatttagagcacaatcctatgtgtatctactctgCAGTATCTATTTGTAATTTTTTGTATAGGATTACAACTTCAGAGAAACAAAATTTTTATAAAATCCTGAAAAGGGGGGAAGCTTTGACTTCACACAAGTCAAGGGTAGCTCATGCGTAGCACATGTAAAATTGGGCTTCTGATTGGTCGTCTGGAGCATGCACATTGGCAGAGAAGCACCTTATCCTCTGGACActtggggggacgacgacactcTGTTTCCCTGGACATAGTTACTGAATTGCCCTTTAAAATGACCACCTCGGCCCTTACTTTGCCCAGGTTGTGTATGCCAAGGAGTGTGCCCTAGCAGCTGCCAAAGCCATCCAGGGCCTGCGTGCTGTCTTTGATGAGACCTACCCTGACCCTGTACGTGTGGTGTCGATTGGCATACCAATTGAAGACATGCTGGCTGACCCCTCCAGTGCTGCAGGTGCCATCACATCTGTGGAGTTCTGCGGGGGAACGTAAGTACAGCTAAAAGGCAAGCAGTGAAGAGAGGATTCAGATCCAGAGAGTGAGAGTTCTGTTTCAAATATGTGCAGCTGCCTGTAGATATTCAGAAGCTGAGGGCCcgattctatccaactttacagcactgatgtagctgtgctaatGCGATGGGCGCTGCAGTCTGCagagagggcagtcatggagccaccctcaagataagggaatgttcgttctcttaccttgaagctgcatcagtactggataggattgggccctgaagctcttGTTTTCTAGTTTTGTGTCAGCATTGTTGTGGCTTGTAAACCCACTAGGGTAGAGACCTTGTCACCACTGTGTTCTAGGGTGCCCTGCTGAAACTCATGTTTTTGCAATAGTGGTGGTGGTTGCAGTGGTAATTTGCTTCTGTGTGGTTTATCCCAAGTTGTGGTAGTTATCTTTTTAAAAGCTAAGCAGCTTGAACCTGGGTATTTTAAGCTACCTCCCTAATAAGATCATCTGGAGAAATGTTGTTCCATGTGCTAACACCTGCAGAGGTTTTATTGGCAATTGGGATAGAGCCCTTTGGTGACCTCACCCAGTCTATACTACCCTGTCTGCCCTGGTTAGTCCAGTAACTCTTGACAACTGGTCTGATCCACCAGGGATTTGGGGCTTGgtggttttgtttatttttgggCTGGTCTCTTTGTAGAtttgaatgttttctatttttcaTCTGTTCACATCCTATTTATGTTAATTTGCTGCTTTGGGCAACACCTAGTGATAAAAGCAGCTTTAAAGGTTAAGGCATAAATAAGGTATCTTAGGGCAGCAGAAGCCCAGATGCACTTGTGTATCAGCAGCGTAACTGTGACAACTGGAAGACTGCCCCTCTTCCCCATTTCTAACAGAACTCTCCCTTATTAGGCCACTGCAAGGAAATCGGTGCAGAGCACTTCCaatgaggttttaaaaaaaaaaaattaacccaaGCTGACCCCATTACTGAAAACGACTTTCTTTGTAAGAAATGCCTTAAAAATATGGGATGTGTGTTGGAAACCCActagcagagctccagcatgcttCCTTTTTCCCAGGGGAAGTGGCAAGTTCTGAAGCCATGCTTCCTTAAtttgctggaggaaaaatgctGAATGCTCTCATCTAATTGTTTTCACAGCCATTTACAGAACTCTGGTCATGCTGACCATTTTGTGATTGTGTCAGAAGAAGCTATTGCTAAGGGCATCCGAAGGATAGTGGCAGTCACTGGAGCAGAAGCCCAGAAGGTGAGTGGAGAGAAACTGAGTAGGGGTATTAAGATGGGTCAATATCAGGCTTGAAAAACGTACTTACGATACTGCCCATAGTGTTATACACAAACTGAAAATCCAACATATTGAGCCTGTTTAGCTGCAAGGCTGAGAAAGCCAGCTCTTTTCAGTCAACACCAGAGTGATGTTAAGCACTTTGATGTTAAGTTACTTTGTTTAGAGCATAAAAGCTGGTTTCTGTTTAATTGCTATTGAGAAATTTTGAactctttccttttttccccactttcccCAAGGCGTTGAGGAAAGCAGACAGCCTTCAAAAGCTCCTCTCTGACTTGGAAGCCAAGGTGAAAATCCAAACCTCTCCCAACAAAGAAGTCCAGCGTGAGATTGCAGATCTTGGCGAGGTAGGAGACGGCGTTGCCACTATCACCCAGATAGTGCGTTAAATAAATAGGCGTTGCCATTATTGCTGTATCTTACCCAGAATTCTTGGTTGTTTAAGGGCCACAAAGGCAGTACCATTTATCCAAAGGCTTATTTTAGATCTcatttttttctgtgtgtttatGCTTCAAAGTGGCTTAAAATTCCTCACCTAGAAAAGCCATATTGTTTAAATGAATTAgttagttctctttatatgcaaatttgctatatgcaaattcacttacTTACAAGGGGTAGAATAGCTACCTTCTCTTGTTATCCACGCCTCT from Tiliqua scincoides isolate rTilSci1 chromosome 9, rTilSci1.hap2, whole genome shotgun sequence includes these protein-coding regions:
- the AARS1 gene encoding alanine--tRNA ligase, cytoplasmic translates to METTLTASEIRQRFIDFFVKNQHTYVHSSATIPLDDPTLLFANAGMNQFKPIFLNTIDPSHPMAKLTRAANTQKCIRAGGKHNDLDDVGKDVYHHTFFEMLGSWSFGDYFKELACKFALDLLTREFGIPVDRLYVTYFGGNEAAGLQPDLDCKQIWLDLGLPESRILPGSMKDNFWEMGDTGPCGPCSEMHYDRIGDRDASHLVNEDDPNVLEIWNLVFIQFNREANGTLKPLPKKSIDTGMGLERLVSVLQNKMSNYDTDLFVPYFEAIQKGTGCRPYTGKVGEEDADGIDMAYRVLADHARTITIALSDGGRPDNTGRGYVLRRILRRAVRYAHEKLNAPKGFFASLVDVVVQSLGGAFPELKKDPEMVKDIVNEEEVQFLKTLNRGRRILDRKIQSLGENKTIPGDTAWLLYDTYGFPVDLTGLIAEEKGLKVDLEGFEEERKTAQLKSQGKGSGDEDLIMLDIYAIEELRSRGLEATDDTLKYNYTSDSSGTYVFDSPVATVKALRRDKKFVEEVSTGQECGVVLDCTCFYAEQGGQIYDEGYLVKEDEGSDDKTEFTVKNVQVRGGYVLHVGTVYGSLKVGDTVKLHIDEPRRRPVMSNHTATHILNFALRAVLGEADQRGSLVAPDRLRFDFTAKGAMSTQEIKKAEKIVNQMIQEAKVVYAKECALAAAKAIQGLRAVFDETYPDPVRVVSIGIPIEDMLADPSSAAGAITSVEFCGGTHLQNSGHADHFVIVSEEAIAKGIRRIVAVTGAEAQKALRKADSLQKLLSDLEAKVKIQTSPNKEVQREIADLGESLATALIPQWQKDEFREALKALKKVMDDLDRASKADVQKRVLDKTKQLIESHPNQPLVILEMENGASAKALNESLKLLKTHSPETAAMLFTVDNEAGKITCLCQVPQEVASKGLKASEWVQQVSGLMDGKGGGKDLSAQATGKNTDCLEEALRLATDFAKLKLGDLKN